In a single window of the Scyliorhinus canicula chromosome 1, sScyCan1.1, whole genome shotgun sequence genome:
- the LOC119969995 gene encoding uncharacterized protein LOC119969995 — MFLKKDLNTATERGKVLKDWIQTAAEVTQTQQAAHLVAQLANAQPRSIVKNKLIPLPNESDEDSVPTKRNTKLIQLAPLKRKRVRVGSKKIEEEGETISRNIFDHQWTQEPAEPAQIDEWSKNLPHPKKGGMSTWNGINRLKSIYSLHPFDGVQVLTIMLGTRVISTLRTEVEFALGDDLQNLDAGWLAIRDWLLTYRPPRTDWSKITSCIQKSNEDIQDFEDRFLQTWMEYSGMTLTDETDAWDASNLNPLKTAFVAGVKPEVSDALNLVLPSWAKTGTYRDIVDRCIQIDRGLRNRTSSSAVTKAPPQNSGQTCTLAPLKSRKENIPQCLYCGKVGHWMAKCYLKPRMDSRDDNEVDNFHYNTFPPRGQPRNAHKQDAPRVTFQQDRPRLTYRDSKTSQPYPCGEEPYPRREEPYPRREEPYPRREEPYPRREEPYPCREKSYPHGDEPYPRRILHDDNNAMNEMLNSCPPAQRRSLCDNSKNY, encoded by the coding sequence atgtttttaaaaaaagatttaaacacTGCGACTGAAAGGGGCAAGGTCCTAAAAGACTGGATTCAAACAGCAGCTGAAGTAACACAAACTCAACAAGCAGCCCACCTAGTGGCACAATTGGCAAATGCACAGCCGAGATCAATTGTCAAGAATAAATTAATTCCTCTGCCAAATGAATCAGACGAAGATAGTGTTCCTACAAAGCGTAATACTAAATTAATTCAACTAGCCCCTTTAAAACGCAAACGGGTTAGAGTTGGAAGCAAAAAAAtagaggaagaaggtgaaactatctctagaaacatatttgatcatcaatggactcaggaaccagcagagcctgcacaaattgacgaatggtccaaaaatctcccacatcctaaaaagggtggtatgtccacatggaatggaattaacagattaaaatccatttacagTCTCCACCCATTTGATGGAGTACAAGTTCTGACTATCATGCTCGGTACTCGCGTAATTTCAACCCTTAGAACTGAGGTGGAATTTGCCCTTGGAGACGATTTGCAAAATTTAGACGCTGGTTGGCTAGCAATCAGGGATTGGCTATTAACATATCGCCCCCCGAGGACCGATTGGTCTAAGATCACATCTTGCATTCAAAAAAGTAATGAAGATATTCAGGATTTTGAGGACAGATTTTTACAGACTTGGATGGAATATTCGGGAATGACACTTACAGACGAAACTGACGCATGGGATGCAAGCAATTTAAATCCATTAAAAACGGCTTTTGTAGCCGGTGTTAAACCTGAGGTTTCTGATGCcttgaatttggttttaccatCTTGGGCCAAAACTGGCACATACCGAGACATAGTTGACCGGTGCATTCAGATAGATCGCGGTTTACGCAATCGGACAAGCTCATCAGCAGTGACTAAAGCACCACCACAAAATTCAGGGCAAACATGTACCCTGGCTCCATTAAAATCACGTAAGGAAAATATACCACAATGTCTTTACTGCGGTAAAGTAGGACACTGGATGGCAAAATGCTATCTTAAACCACGGATGGATTCGAGAGATGATAATGAGGTAGACAATTTTCACTACAATACATTTCCACCTCGTGGTCAACCACGTAATGCGCACAAACAAGATGCACCTAGGGTAACGTTCCAACAAGACAGACCCAGACTTACGTACAGGGATTCTAAAACCTCCCAACCTTATCCATGTGGGGAGGAACCTTATCCACGTAGGGAGGAACCTTACCCACGTAGGGAGGAACCTTACCCACGTAGGGAGGAACCTTACCCACGTAGGGAGGAACCTTACCCATGTAGGGAGAAATCTTACCCACATGGGGACGAACCGTACCCACGTAGGATTCTACACGATGATAACAATGCtatgaatgaaatgttaaacagctgtcctccagctcaaagacgttctctgtgtgataattcaaaaaactactag
- the LOC119970055 gene encoding cystatin-like, translating into MAMMGARGAVAVVLLASLAICSNLLGAPEPVSLDSPEVQSAAQFAIAEYNKASNDMFASKIVRIISARHQLVSGTKYILQVEVARTQCRLEHVVVLQICELHESPQTKICNFDVLSIPWDEEITLLKSECAQSKK; encoded by the exons ATGGCAATGATGGGGGCGCGAGGAGCGGTGGCTGTTGTGTTGCTGGCGTCTTTGGCCATTTGTTCGAACCTACTGGGGGCGCCCGAGCCCGTGTCCCTCGATAGCCCCGAGGTGCAGAGTGCCGCGCAATTCGCCATCGCCGAGTACAACAAGGCTTCCAACGACATGTTCGCCAGCAAGATCGTGAGGATCATATCTGCCCGGCATCAG ctTGTTTCTGGGACAAAGTACATTCTGCAGGTTGAAGTGGCGAGAACGCAATGCCGTCTGGAACATGTTGTTGTTCTGCAAATCTGTGAACTCCATGAATCTCCACAG aCTAAAATTTGCAACTTTGATGTTCTTTCAATCCCTTGGGACGAAGAAATTACTCTGCTAAAGTCGGAATGCGCACaatcaaaaaaataa